The following are encoded together in the Malaya genurostris strain Urasoe2022 chromosome 3, Malgen_1.1, whole genome shotgun sequence genome:
- the LOC131438645 gene encoding sphingolipid delta(4)-desaturase DES1, giving the protein MGQHVSRTDFEWTYTEEPHASRRKLILQKYPQIKKLFGYDPQFKWVATGMVLAQFAMLFVMKDQSWKMIFLLAYCFGGVINHSLMLACHEIAHNLAFGHSRPMANRLFGFFCNLPIGLPMSVSFKKYHLEHHRYQGDEVIDTDLPTLLEAKLFCNTFGKFLWVCLQPLFYIFRPLVVNPKPPQRLEIINGVIQLVFNAIVVYFFGWKVMFYLVIGSLLAMGLHPVAGHFISEHYMFAKGFETYSYYGPLNWITFNVGYHNEHHDFPAVPGRYLPEVKKIAPEFYDTIPQHTSWTAVLYDFITDPAIGPYARIKRKARGLDS; this is encoded by the coding sequence ATGGGACAGCACGTTTCCAGAACCGATTTCGAGTGGACATACACGGAAGAACCGCACGCTAGCCGTAGGAAATTAATCCTTCAAAAATATCCTCAAATAAAGAAGCTATTTGGATATGATCCTCAGTTCAAGTGGGTGGCCACTGGTATGGTGTTGGCACAGTTTGCTATGCTTTTCGTGATGAAAGATCAATCGTGGAAAATGATTTTTCTTCTTGCTTATTGTTTTGGAGGTGTCATTAACCACTCTCTTATGTTGGCCTGCCACGAAATTGCTCACAATCTAGCTTTCGGGCACTCAAGACCGATGGCTAACAGACTGTTTGGATTTTTCTGCAACCTACCCATCGGTTTGCCAATGTCTGTGAGCTTCAAAAAATATCACTTGGAACATCATCGATACCAAGGAGATGAAGTGATTGATACAGATTTACCGACACTACTCGAAGCGAAGCTGTTTTGCAATACTTTTGGAAAGTTCCTGTGGGTCTGCTTGCAACCATTGTTTTACATTTTCCGGCCGCTAGTCGTAAATCCTAAACCACCCCAGAGGCTAGAAATCATAAATGGTGTTATTCAGTTGGTGTTCAACGCTATCGTTGTATACTTTTTCGGCTGGAAAGTGATGTTTTATCTTGTGATTGGATCTCTTTTGGCAATGGGGCTTCATCCAGTTGCCGGTCATTTCATTTCGGAGCATTACATGTTTGCCAAGGGTTTCGAGACTTACTCTTACTACGGGCCGCTCAATTGGATTACTTTCAATGTAGGATATCATAATGAACATCACGATTTCCCAGCCGTGCCGGGCCGGTACCTTCCTGAGGTAAAAAAGATTGCGCCGGAATTCTATGACACAATTCCACAGCACACATCTTGGACGGCAGTTCTTTATGATTTCATCACCGATCCCGCGATAGGGCCGTATGCTAGAATCAAACGGAAGGCGAG